ACTCCTACTTTAAAAGTGTAACCTTGtaaaatgacacttttttttagcTCACTGGATCATAGATTGGCATCAGCTGAGAAAGAATTTGTGCATTTTAAGAATATTTCTCGGACAGAAACGCGAGGCGGTGACTCAGCTGTGAGAATATGACTCACAACACTCTCTAGTTTCTGTTGTGTTACCTGCTGGTGACGTCATCGCGTCGTAGCGTTTCACAAACAGAAGTACAGTACCTGCAAGTATTTCTATGTATGTGTTTTAAAGTGAAACACAAGCAGATAGCTTCAAAGCGGCAACACAGGATTTCCAGTTAACTGCTGCAAAGTACTGCGGGAATGTTATGATGGCAGTCCACAATATAATAAACTGGGAATAAAAACAatgatgtgtttatttgtttaaagaCAAGTATGAGGTACGAACCAATGCCTCACAATATGGTATGTAGTCTATAGCCTACTTTGCTTGTTCTTACATGAAACGCATGTAGCAACCAGTACAGGAAATACTAAAACGgaaaacagggggaaaaaaccccaaaacttaACGGCACCTGCTGAACAAAAAACTCTAACAGGAGCTGAGCAGCTAAGGTTAGTTTATATAAGTATTCATAGGTGAATTAAATGAAGTGACCAAAATTTAAAGCAAACACTTCTTTTGGGTCATGTTAGAGGAATATTACACGGTATTTAGAATACATCCCCCTGAGAAAGCGAGGGGGAAAGTATCTGAAAGGACGTGAAActgtaaagtttgtttttatgttgtgaaagaataaaaacaatgagACAGGGAGGACAAATATGGTCATATCCGAAACAGGTGCGCCTATGCAAATTAGACTGACGTCATGAGAGTAGTTCTCTTATAAATTTGACTTGTGAACCTTTACTCTGTCAGTTGGACAACAACAAGCAAAGGGAGTACCATCGAGGATAAGCGCTGCTTTGAATTCAGCTTGAAAGCGTGTGCTCGCGCTCTTTTGGTTCCTAACCTCACCTCTGAGTGCGCGCGCTTGAGTTCCTCTCTCAAACAGGTTTGACCGGGACACACCTGTGCCAGGTAGAGGAGTCTTGTTGGGTTCGTCGACGGTACTCATTCTGCCTTTGACCTCTGCTTACGACGGACGGATAAGAAgcggacaaagaaaaaaaaactttttttattaattagttTTCGGTTTTACGAGTTTCACCATGAAAATGTGGATTGTTGCTGTTCTCGCCGCTCTCGCGGTCGGAGCCTCAGCTCAGAACTGTAAGTagcttaaatttgatttaaaaactttattCCGCTGAAAAATGTGCAGCTCAGTTTGACATGGACTTATTGGAGAATTGTagtgtgtggggtttttttttttttttttaaacattttaagaaTTTGGGGCAGCTTTAGTTGCACAAAAATATTATCCTTACGCGGTGTGTAgctttgcttgttttatttgataaaataatgtaattagCCGTGAGAATCTGACAAAGTGGGGGCAAAAAGCTGCGTTTAATGTCAACACCCAGCGGGTTTTGTTGAGTGGGGGATGGGGAGTTTTGCTGCGCTCTGTGGGGACTAGACTGGAGAAACCAACGCCCAGGTGCTCGATAAACCTGCCGGCCTACCTGTTGGACTGAACCCTCCGTTTATTGCTATCAAACAGACAGAAGAATAAATGCTTTAATGAAACACAATCACACCAAGCAGAgggaaaattaatatttaaattatattgcagttttgtttaacaccaGGAAGCCGCAGTGCAGTAATATCATCTAATCGCTCCTGTTTTGTGaatcactttgttttgtttttctctagGTCCAAATTCATGTGACACTATGAAGTGGGCCACCTGTGATGGACCCCCGTGTTCGTGTTACCTTTTGGTTGGTGACAATCAAAAACAGCAACTGAACTGCGCAGCACGTAAgtttagagtgtgtgtgtttccttcctGTTCATGTCCTCTGTTTGCCAGTCTAACCTGCTCATGGTGTCTTTTGCTTCACCCTCAGTGATCCCCAAGTGCTTCTTGATGAAGGCTGAAATGTACAGAGCTAAAAAGGGTCTGGATACTCGTACTGTCGGAGGGAAGCCAGTGGAGACGGCCTTTGTGGACAATGACGGCATCTATGACCCTGAATGCGAAGCTGATGGTAAATTCAAGGCCAAGCAGTGCAACAACACCGAGGAGTGCTGGTGCGTTAACAGCGCTGGCGTTCGTCGCTCTGACAAGGGAGACAAGAACATCAAGTGTGAGAAGCTGGTGGAGACCTAGTAAGTCATTTCACTGCTGTGGAGGACTGACATGAGGGTGATTAGCTCAAGtattcaacacttttttttctttttttttttccccctctttcttCCAGCTGGGTTCGTCTTCAGCTGACACATAAGGATGGAGCCCCTAAGTCTTTGGATGAATTAAAATTGAAGAAGTGAGTATATTTCCACAGCCCTTATTAAAAGTTAAAGAATCCTGAGGCTGACATTtccatattcattttttttttctttttttctgaaaacaGTGCCATTGCAGATGCACTCAACAGTCGTTACCAACTTGACAAGCAACTGATAGACAAAGTTCAGGTGAGTAAGAGTCCCAACTTGGAGCCAAATAAAACTGCTTTTAATTtacaacaaagcaaaacacactATCAGATGGGTCAAGTGTCCTGTGTTTGCAGTATGACCCAGCTGCTCGCCTGATCGTGGTGGATGTGAAGAAGCCAATGGGAGACCGCACAACTGATCTATCCAGAACAGCCTACTACATGGAGAAAGATGTATGTGGaagatgtattttatttatttattttttttaaagttaaaaatcaGGCCCTTTTCCTAACCTTATTCCATGTGACTGTCTGCAGGTGAAGGTGCTGCCACTGTTCAGGGCCCAGTCAAAGTTTGAACCTGTTGCCGATGGCCACAAGCTGGAGATGGAGAACATCCTGGTCTACTACGTGGACGAGGAGCCCCCGACTTTCACCATGAAGCACCTGACAGGCGGGATCATCGCTGTCAtcgtggtggtggtgctggctGTGGTCGCCGGCTTGCTGGCTGTGGTCAGTTCATTTGCATGTCAGTGACGTGTTGGTGGTTGTGTTTTGACATTTGCAAGTCctaattttttgttgttgtttttttttttttttttttgttttttttttttttttagttctttgtCCAGAAGCGACAGAGGCGGTACAAAAAAACTCAGGTGAGATAAACTTCCTGTTCTTTTGGTGTCGTCTttctaaacaaaaacattgacaacatttaaacttttctttttttttttttttgtctttcccaCCAATTCAGCAAAGGGAGATGGACAACATGTAAAGCAGAGGGAGTGTGAGAGGAGTCGGCGCATAAATGATCTTTTTGGATTACCTTTTCATCTTTGCTTTGGGAGTGTGCCATTTTTATCTTTGACAATTGCAGATTGTAAAGCAtcaatttttgctttttgtcactTCTGctacagtttatttataaatcatGTAAATTCTTAAAGCATCATTCTGCTCTACATGCCATAAAGTACTGTGCTTTTTAAAGTGTGCCTGACATGCGTCATTTTAATGTTAGTTTGACCTTAAATTCCACATTATAGATTGTACAGTTTCTTACTTTCAAATGtttggattgtttttaataaaatgtttcaaaagaCTGTGTGAAGCAGGTTTCTTGATGTGTGGGTTTGTCAGTGTTTACTGAGCCTTTGTCACAGTGGAAAAATACAGCAGGGGGGATGGGTTCAAGATGGAGGAAACCACTCAAATTATTTCACATTATGTGGCTTTGatcaggttgtgtgtgtgtgtgtgtgtgtgtgtaaattttttttttttttttttttttttctctcctcctttccCGCCGACACATTTTCTCAGAAGCATAACGCTTCCTTTACCTTTTCATAAGATGGTTCCTGTGAAAATGGTGGATTGTAAATGGGCACCTGGTTTAGTGGGGGGGCAGGTCCAGTGgaggttttctctttgcatggGTGTGGCACATACTTGATTGTCCTTGTCCTTTCTGAGGGAAGGCTTTCTTGGATTTTCAGCAATAAAGAGCTTGTGACAGTAATGCCACAATATGGCTAAGATGGTGGAAACTGAGTGGACTGTTTTGGTCGTACTACCTGAGACGGATACGCAGGGTGACAACACCTGTTAATGTGGGAGGACGTAGGTTTTTCTAGCTGTCCTCAGGAGCCATTTAGCTTTGTGTTCGACCTGTCCTTCAGGTTCTGTCTCATAAATGCGTGTTTGTCCCTTTAGTTTGAAGTGACAGCAGGTTGACTGGAACATTTTACTTGACTTATGAACAGTCAAAGGTCCAAGTGGACTAAAGCAGCAGACGTTTCATGAAACAGAAACCACAAGGTGGGCAGTATCAGTTAATCTggtaccacaaaaaaaaaaaaaaaaactggtttcCTGTTGCAACATGTTTGCAATGCAGTAATCGTGGTTTTATTCAGCTGTGCTTCTTGAAGGTGGATGCTGTCCTTGTGTACGCTTTGTCAGAGCGATGAAACTCATTTTAAAGTatattgacaaaaaaattgACTGTTCATCctacatatttacatttattttgaaagtattAACAGTTGACTTCCTTTATCACAGTTGTAATAAAGTACATATTGTCTGCTCTACCTTAGTTCCCTCTGACCTCACCCAGTTTGAGTCCCtgtgagccccccccccctttctatCTCCATAGCAATAGGAGCACAAAAGCAGCTCCCTAACCTGTTCAGCCAGGTTAGGTATCATATATCTTCCTCTGATGCCCCTCCCCCAGCCCTCACCTCTGTGAAACACTGCAGGAATGAAGGTGTGCCACTTGCTGTGAGGTACCTGCTGCAGGTATCAGCATGTCAGTTTTGGTTTGCGCCAATGAGAACAGAAACCAAGAATAACAGTTTCTATAGATCTGGATAGTTTCCCACACAGCAAGCATATTTCTGTGAATGACAGGGATTTCACAGCAGTGACTCAAGAAACGTTTATTTCCAGGATGATTTAAATACAATGTATTTCATATCACAAATAAATAGAACCTGACTTTTCTCTCTGTATACAGGATCAAGATGATACTAGGAGGGAAAATGATCTATTTTAAAGTaccttatattaaaaaaaagtcatatttttcCAGTTTATCCTTTAGTCACTGTGTCAGATTAGGTTTCATTTTCTCTTACAGCAggtaacaaagaaaacagaacattAAATTTCTCTGGAACCTGTTCAACGGTCAACTTTCCAGCAACATGTCCGAACAACATTTCCTATATCCTCTTAACCACACCTTTCACAACTCAGACTGTTTTCTCATTTAAACTTGACAGCCATCAAAACTCTGTACACATCCAAAATGGAGCAACATGACAGCTGTGTGTCACCGGCCGCTGTCTTCCAGTTTGACAGGTTTACAGCACTTTTTCTTCTGCCTTTGCTCTTATTCCTCACCTGCACTGAGGAGCTCTTTTCTCCATGGAGGTGGAAAGTTAATGATCCAATGAAGGTTGCATGCCAAGGCTGGAAAAAACAGGAACCTCCAGGGCAGAAAAATGAATCCCACCTGAGGCTGGATGCAAAAGCGAGTCAATCCCCACTGACTCCTGTGTTAAAATGCCCACCTTCTCGATAGTAACTGCCCCCTTCACAACAGCTAAACaaggaggaatttttttttttaaaataactggcACATGTAGATTTTGTTAATACCTAATTATAAGCGAGGCAGGTGTAGCCGATGGCCACTAATCTGAGTCAATGAACTGGTCCCCTGGACAGCGTTCGTGATCTTGGTGCCTCGTTTAGTATTTTTAAGGCATTATCTGCTTGCTGCTGGGTGCAGTCTGTGAAATTAATCAGATACCTGGTGCACTACTCaccaggtatctgtgtctgtgcagtgcacacatacagtctatagatgcagcttgctaaccaggTTTCCTAGCCTTAGCTCAAGAATCAACATGACACCCTGTTGCCCAAATACAGTTACTTCTggctgaaaacaaaagaaaacgtGACACTGGCACTAATGTTGAGGCTTTGACATAACCAGAAACCAAAAAGGTAGCTACGCCCTGTTAATGTACAGGCTATGAGGTGTGATCTTTCTAAATAACTGtagtatatatatgtgtatgccTAAAGAACATGTGTAGTTTTTTATTACATTATCTGAACAATGCAAAACCACTCCACTGTGGCTCATCAACTGACACGGCAGAGAtgcccttctttttcttctaacAGTTCCTGTTTCTGCTAAATACAGAAATAATCCACACAGAGATCCATACTGTCACATTGTTTTTTAGGTCCCTGCGTAATGAGTGCCAGTTAGTGTTTGTTGTGTAGTCTGAATGTGCGTGAATCTTGCGTGTTGATATAGAGAacagtttttaaacagtttttaaacagtttttaaaacatgAACTCAATACAGAGGACTGTATgtcattatattaaaaaaaaagtgtacattaAAGCACATACTTCCCCAAAAGCTGTCATGTACCATGCTGAGTGGAACTCCCCTGCTGATTCTAGTCATTCACTTCACTAAAAAAGGCCTCGTGCATGATTAAAGTTTTACCACTCTCCTGGCTGTTCAGTAACCAGGAGCACAAAAGGGCCAACCTGGGTCCTTCTTATAACACAGCTCACTAAAGCCGCAGCTCTTCTCTCACATGCACTGCGACAAGGTGCGTCCAGCCCTGGATGAGTTGccttaaacacattttaagcaGCTGTGCTCCACTGCCATCTGGTTACCTGTTATTGCCTCCCGCTTTCATCATAATGTCCTTCATTATACATGACTGTAGCACTAAGAGTTGCACTTCCTGCTGGAACCACTCTGCCCTACaggaaggcaggaaaaaaaaaaaaaaggtatccTCTAAATGATTTGTTAACAAAGCATCATTACTGCCTCTGTACTGTGCATTAATTTTTAAGGCAGGACTACAAAAATTAAACTTAACAAAAATGGCAATGTACCAGGTAACACTGATTGATGAGACATTTCAGACCATTTGCTCAGTCTGTCAGTAGACACTGCTGACTTTTCTCCTTGGATATGAAAGCAACACAATCATCAGGGAGACTAAAATGTTCTTAAGCAAAGCCCCTCAGTTGTTTCTAGACCAAAGCTTATAGCTCCAGTCTCAGCCACAAATCTCATGAAGTGTTCTCTGAGGAAGGTACAAAGGCACTGCATGGTGATACCTGCAAATTGCTGCAACCTCAGCTGGTCTGCGATATTGAACTACACTCAACAGATAAGTTTTTGTTAGTGCCCAGCTTGTCACAGAGAGGTGACCGGTCCACTATTCAGAATTTAGTCTGGCTAAATGAGGCAGATGGAATCATGCAGCTGTAAATAAATCCTAAAATCCTACATTTTCTAATGTAAATAAGATCAGGATGTATATTTTTGTGCCATCACAGCAGTGTGGGGGCCTTGCTGGGGCGTCCCAGAGCTGGTGGGGATTTGCTCCTCAACTCTTTGCTCTTCAGGCTGACGGGCTGGGCCACCATCAGGGCCGGGGCAGAGAGATGGTGGGCGGCGGCCTTTTGCTGATGTGCGCTGTTGATGTAACTGGAAATGAGGAGGGTGATCTCCCTGATCtgttcacaaaacaaaaacagggatTCAACTCTGCTTATTCACAACTctgaattcattttttattatttgttacatttctgtctctcttccacagtgtgtcttttgtcctgtctccctcccctcacccccaaccagtcgcagcagatggctgcccctccctcagcctggttgtgctgcaggtttcttcctgctaaaagggagtttttccttcccactgttgtcaggtgcttgctcataggggtctactgattgttgggttttctctgtattattatatgGCCTTTAcaataaagcatcttgaggcaacagtttgttgtgatttggcactatataaataaaactgaactgaactttatTTTCAAGTTGAAATCCATGTTAAATTTTGTTTCAGATGATCTTTTTATGCCAGTTCCACTCGTAGTTTCATGCTGAAGTCATGTCCCGTGGCAGTGATGTTACATACTGATTGCTATGGAATGAAAGGCAGCCGTGTACCATAATGTTAACTTAGATAAAAATCTCTCATTTACTGCTACTGTTACAGCAAATGTAGCCTCCATTGTAAGAATACAGTCCAACCATACACTAGTAAAATCTCCTCGCCTGTCTGAATAGTCACCCATTAGACCCCAGGGCTCAGGCACAACCACAGCCTGCTCTCACTGACCTTGGAGGAGTCCATAGCaaacagatgtttctctgtaGGTTTGTCTTTGCTGGCATTAGCACTGATGCTCTGACCCATCACCagcatgaagtcctgcttgcaGCCTCCAAATGTCATCAGATTCTTGTAGGAGTGGGACACCAACAGtttctaaacacacacacacacacacacacacacacacacacacacacacacacacacacacacacacacacac
This is a stretch of genomic DNA from Archocentrus centrarchus isolate MPI-CPG fArcCen1 chromosome 15, fArcCen1, whole genome shotgun sequence. It encodes these proteins:
- the epcam gene encoding epithelial cell adhesion molecule, which codes for MKMWIVAVLAALAVGASAQNCPNSCDTMKWATCDGPPCSCYLLVGDNQKQQLNCAALIPKCFLMKAEMYRAKKGLDTRTVGGKPVETAFVDNDGIYDPECEADGKFKAKQCNNTEECWCVNSAGVRRSDKGDKNIKCEKLVETYWVRLQLTHKDGAPKSLDELKLKNAIADALNSRYQLDKQLIDKVQYDPAARLIVVDVKKPMGDRTTDLSRTAYYMEKDVKVLPLFRAQSKFEPVADGHKLEMENILVYYVDEEPPTFTMKHLTGGIIAVIVVVVLAVVAGLLAVFFVQKRQRRYKKTQQREMDNM